The following are encoded together in the Panicum virgatum strain AP13 chromosome 6K, P.virgatum_v5, whole genome shotgun sequence genome:
- the LOC120712673 gene encoding uncharacterized protein LOC120712673 — protein MATLTMQPIGPSPAPAAQEDQRKAENPAVDAADLSDIDSGWVVLKNSDIVSADLAAAAVSGGQRLGSSTIPSWVRWVIGGVVYTVVPFYNRVRQLEEETVEFVENSVEVVEHVAEATEKLAANVAKQLPEDGSLQKAVEEVEHIAEVVDADAEKVEAVAEKIDKVSDEIDAAVEPVIEELENELDQGATSDSGVNAQK, from the exons ATGGCGACCCTCACCATGCAGCCGATCGGCCCCAGCCCCGCCCCGGCTGCCCAGGAAGACCAGAG GAAGGCGGAGAACCCTGCTGTGGATGCTGCCGATTTGAGTGACATCGACTCGGG CTGGGTTGTCCTTAAGAACTCGGATATCGTTTCGGCAGatttggccgccgccgccgtcagtgGCGGTCAGCGTCTAGGCTCTTCCACGATTCCTAGCTG GGTACGGTGGGTTATTGGAGGCGTGGTGTACACGGTCGTTCCATTCTACAACAGAGTTAGGCAGCTTGAAG AGGAGACAGTGGAGTTTGTGGAGAATTCTGTAGAGGTTGTGGAGCATGTAGCCGAGGCAACAGAGAAGCTAGCTGCAAATGTGGCCAAGCAGCTTCCTGAAGATGGGTCTCTGCAGAAAGCAGTGGAGGAGGTTGAGCACATTGCTGAGGTAGTGGATGCTGATGCGGAGAAGGTTGAAGCAGTTGCTGAGAAG ATCGACAAGGTCAGCGATGAGATTGACGCTGCTGTGGAGCCTGTCATCGAGGAGCTTGAAAACGAACTCGATCAGGGCGCAACGTCCGACAGTGGCGTCAACGCACAGAAGTGA
- the LOC120712672 gene encoding 28 kDa ribonucleoprotein, chloroplastic-like, giving the protein MALPLARLLPAPPACQSQPPLGLRFPTRHVSFAACSRGHRAAFTFAARAAASAPAAPAPEAVAEEKVEPRTRLVAQNIPWDCTADDMRALFEKHGSVVGVELSMYNASKNRGLAFVTMGSEEEASAALNNLNSTTLNDRKIKVDFAQPRKKQPKQVKQPVVVSDSTEKYILFVGNLTWRVRNRHLRELFASTPGVLSAEVIFHTTTPRRSAGYAFVSFSSKEDAEAAISTLNGQNLMGRPINVMFKEESAKKNESSVPKEEVSEVESSEQSDS; this is encoded by the exons ATGGCGCTCCCCCtcgcccgcctcctccccgcgccCCCCGCCTGCCAGAGCCAGCCCCCGCTTGGCCTGCGCTTCCCCACGCGCCACGTCTCCTTCGCTGCCTGCTCCCGCGGTCACCGCGCCGCCTTCACTTTCGCTGCCCGCGCGGCCGCTAGTGCCCccgcggccccggccccggaggcggtggcggaggagaaAGTGGAGCCGAGGACGCGGCTCGTCGCGCAGAACATCCCGTGGGACTGCACGGCCGATGACATGCGCGCGCTCTTCGAGAAGCACGGCTCCGTCGTCGGCGTTGAG CTTTCAATGTACAATGCCAGTAAAAACAGAGGGTTGGCATTTGTAACGATGGGTTCAGAAGAGGAGGCTTCTGCAGCTCTCAACAATCTCAATTCAACT ACTTTAAATGATAGAAAAATCAAGGTGGACTTTGCGCAACCTAGAAAGAAGCAACCTAAGCAAGTTAAGCAACCTGTTGTGGTATCAGATAGCACGGAAAAGTACATTCTGTTTGTCGGAAATTTGACATGGAGAGTTAGAAATCGGCACCTTCGTGAATTATTTGCCTCGACCCCAGGTGTCCTATCAGCTGAAGTTATCTTTCATACCACTACACCAAGGCGATCCGCTGGTTATGcatttgtttctttttcttcgaAAGAGGATGCAGAGGCTGCCATATCTACTTTAAATGGACAG AATTTGATGGGACGGCCCATTAATGTGATGTTCAAAGAAGAAAGTGCTAAGAAGAATGAATCTTCTGTCCCAAAGGAAGAGGTGTCCGAGGTGGAATCATCTGAGCAGAGTGATAGCTAA
- the LOC120712675 gene encoding uncharacterized protein LOC120712675 gives MEVEAAANERGKKGAPGGGGVGLEWELERQYDFEREMMLMAAAAPGAGPPPQRRRPFTADLLQNCDLPPPAKLFGPVPTLQRLESAAGADQQKGDAVVGDGGGGGNNDSLLSALRLSQSRAREAEEKLAAAGASNGELAALLVRDSVALSAHRRWVMMLEAENSLLKGGGARPRGADPGPDGDAPRGGGGGVAAWWVALAVCVGIAGVGLALGRLLC, from the exons atggaggtggaggcggcggcgaacgaGAGGGGGAAGAagggcgcgcccggcggcggcggcgtcgggctgGAGTGGGAGCTGGAGCGCCAGTACGACTTCGAGCGGGAGATGATGCtgatggccgccgcggcgccgggcgccgggccgccgccgcagcggcggcggcctttcACCGCCGATCTGCTCCAGAACTGCGACCTCCCTCCTCCCGCCAAGCTCTTCGGCCCCGTCCCGACCCTGCAGAG GTTGGAGAGCGCGGCGGGAGCGGACCAGCAGAAGGGCGACGCCGTcgtgggcgacggcggcggcggggggaacAACGACAGCCTGCTGAGCGCGCTGCGCCTGTCGCAGTCGCGCGcgcgggaggcggaggagaagcTGGCGGCCGCGGGGGCCAGCAACGGGGAGCTCGCGGCGCTGCTGGTGCGGGACTCGGTGGCGCTCTCCGCGCACCGCCGCTGGGTCATGATGCTGGAGGCCGAGAACTCCCTgctcaaaggcggcggcgcgcgcccccGCGGCGCGGACCCGGGCCCGGACGGCGacgcgccgcgcggcggcggcggcggggtggccgcGTGGTGGGTCGCGCTCGCGGTCTGCGTCGGCATCGCCGGCGTCGGGCTCGCGCTCGGCAGGCTCCTCTGCTGA